A genomic segment from Saprospiraceae bacterium encodes:
- the typA gene encoding translational GTPase TypA, giving the protein MQDIRNIAIIAHVDHGKTTLVDKILHQTKLFRENQQTGELILDNNELERERGITILAKNVSVNYKGTKINIIDTPGHADFGGEVERVLNMADGVLLLVDAFEGPMPQTRFVLQKALSLGKKPIVVINKVDKPNCRPEEVHDHVFELFFNLDATEEQLNFPTIYGSSKQGWMGLNYKTPTEDVTPLLDAIIEHIPAPIIPEGNLQMMISSLDYSNYIGRIAIGRILRQGIRINQPVSLVKRDGSIMKSRIKELYTFEGLGKTKVESAEAGDICAVFGLEDFEIGDTIADFENPEGLTPIKVDEPTISMLFTINNSPFFGKEGKYVTSRHIRERLEKELEKNLALRLEDTESPESILVYGRGILHLSVLIETMRREGYEMQVGQPRVIIKEIDGVKCEPIEVMTVDVPEQFSGKVIELVSQRKGEMLVMETRGDLIHIEFQIPSRGLIGLRNMLLTASAGEAIIAHRFKEFQAWKGNIPSRSNGVLVSKLAGMATAYSISYLQDRGRFFIDPGENIYIGQILGEQIRPGDLVVNIVEGKKLTNMRASGSDGTVQIVPKINFSLEEALEYIQEDEYVEVTPKSIRLRKIILDENERKKAQKRTESIEAMA; this is encoded by the coding sequence ATGCAGGATATTCGCAACATTGCTATTATAGCACACGTAGATCACGGGAAAACCACCCTAGTGGATAAGATTTTACATCAAACTAAATTGTTTAGAGAAAATCAACAAACAGGAGAATTGATTTTGGACAACAATGAGTTGGAGCGTGAACGAGGTATTACCATCCTTGCTAAAAATGTGTCTGTTAATTATAAAGGAACCAAAATCAATATCATCGATACCCCCGGCCACGCGGATTTTGGTGGAGAAGTTGAACGGGTGTTAAATATGGCAGATGGGGTGTTGCTATTGGTTGATGCCTTTGAAGGTCCCATGCCACAAACCCGGTTTGTATTGCAAAAGGCCTTGAGTTTAGGAAAGAAGCCCATCGTTGTCATCAATAAAGTGGATAAGCCAAATTGTCGTCCGGAAGAGGTGCATGACCATGTTTTTGAATTGTTTTTTAATTTGGATGCAACCGAAGAGCAATTAAATTTTCCAACCATATACGGTTCTTCGAAACAAGGTTGGATGGGTTTGAATTATAAAACACCTACCGAGGACGTCACCCCATTATTGGATGCAATTATCGAGCACATTCCTGCTCCTATAATTCCAGAAGGCAATCTTCAAATGATGATAAGCAGTTTGGATTATTCAAATTACATCGGACGGATTGCAATTGGACGTATTCTCAGACAAGGCATTCGAATCAATCAACCGGTGTCCCTCGTGAAGCGCGATGGTTCCATCATGAAGTCCCGGATTAAAGAATTATACACATTTGAAGGCTTGGGCAAGACGAAAGTGGAATCTGCTGAAGCCGGAGATATTTGTGCAGTATTTGGTTTAGAGGATTTTGAAATCGGGGATACAATTGCTGATTTTGAAAATCCGGAAGGCTTGACGCCGATAAAAGTGGACGAACCAACGATTTCCATGTTATTTACGATTAACAATTCTCCATTTTTTGGTAAGGAAGGTAAATACGTAACTTCCAGACATATTCGTGAACGGCTGGAAAAAGAATTAGAAAAGAATTTAGCACTTCGCCTGGAAGACACAGAAAGCCCTGAATCAATATTAGTATATGGTCGTGGAATTTTACACCTTTCTGTATTAATTGAAACCATGAGACGGGAAGGCTATGAAATGCAAGTTGGTCAACCTCGTGTAATAATAAAAGAGATTGATGGAGTAAAATGCGAACCAATAGAAGTCATGACGGTAGACGTTCCTGAACAGTTTTCCGGAAAAGTAATCGAATTGGTAAGCCAACGGAAAGGGGAAATGCTGGTTATGGAAACCAGAGGGGATTTAATTCATATTGAATTTCAAATTCCATCCAGAGGATTAATAGGCCTTCGGAATATGTTGCTCACTGCCTCAGCAGGTGAAGCCATCATAGCCCATCGATTCAAAGAATTTCAAGCCTGGAAAGGAAATATTCCTTCCAGATCCAATGGAGTTCTGGTGTCTAAACTAGCTGGAATGGCGACAGCTTATTCTATAAGTTACCTACAGGATCGGGGTCGGTTTTTTATTGACCCGGGTGAAAATATTTACATCGGTCAAATTCTTGGCGAACAAATTCGACCAGGTGATTTGGTTGTAAATATTGTGGAAGGTAAAAAATTGACCAATATGCGGGCCTCAGGTTCTGATGGTACTGTACAAATAGTTCCAAAAATTAATTTTTCTTTAGAAGAAGCACTTGAATACATTCAGGAAGATGAATATGTAGAAGTAACTCCAAAATCGATACGTCTTCGCAAAATTATATTGGATGAAAATGAGCGCAAAAAAGCGCAAAAACGAACCGAATCCATTGAAGCAATGGCTTAA
- the yidC gene encoding membrane protein insertase YidC, producing the protein MERNHIIGILLIIAVLFLWNQYFFQPEMQEQLRKKQSQDSISQLTKAKPEEAPVNQGNPIAITDTTKTLNDSAIQIPTKEVILENELIKLKFSSKGARILEATIKNHYKINVGADGIEQKSPLSLLEDIKNDYDIRLKTESGELSTKNLNFEINQADPSQIRFTAQVNTGGSIVINYRLLPSEYQLEYSIRTENLKLKEDLVIHWENYLDKLERNTNYEKYASTVYFKEKEENPDYCSCRNDDKIETNDKRVQWVSHSNQFFNSSLISENGFSKGRYETVLLEPNSNDLKKLVTDLSIPATEVDQKEAKMKWYIGPNDFKRLKSFNIELEDIISYGWSIFGSINRYAIRPLFVFLSNFIGNKGFIILLMTFVVKLLVFPLAYKMLHSQAKMTALKPEIEKVRNKHKDDMQKQQMETMKMYNEFGVNPLGGCFPLLLQMPIWIALYRFFPATIEFRQESFLWAADLTSFDEFIHLSFNLPLFGNTLSLFAFLWMISTLIFTYYSSQSMDFSANPAMKYMQYLMPVIFWFMFNKTAAGLTCYMFFSNLLNIGQTILGRSLLFDTDKIRGELELNKTKPRKKGGFRERLETMMKEQQRQALERDKKTKK; encoded by the coding sequence ATGGAGCGAAATCATATCATTGGAATTTTATTAATCATTGCTGTATTGTTTCTGTGGAATCAATATTTTTTTCAACCTGAAATGCAGGAGCAATTGAGAAAAAAACAAAGTCAGGATTCCATAAGTCAATTGACAAAAGCTAAACCTGAAGAAGCACCTGTTAATCAAGGTAACCCAATTGCCATTACAGATACTACCAAGACCTTAAATGATTCAGCAATTCAAATACCCACTAAAGAAGTTATCCTTGAAAATGAGCTGATTAAATTAAAATTTAGTTCGAAAGGTGCACGAATTTTAGAAGCAACAATTAAAAATCATTATAAAATTAATGTTGGCGCAGATGGGATCGAACAAAAATCACCCTTAAGTCTGTTAGAAGATATCAAAAATGATTATGATATCAGGCTCAAAACAGAATCGGGAGAGCTGTCTACAAAAAATTTAAATTTTGAAATTAATCAGGCCGATCCAAGTCAAATTCGTTTTACTGCACAAGTAAACACAGGTGGAAGCATTGTAATTAATTACCGCTTATTGCCTTCTGAATATCAATTAGAATATAGTATCCGTACCGAAAATCTTAAATTAAAAGAAGATCTCGTTATACATTGGGAAAACTATTTGGACAAACTTGAGCGCAATACGAATTATGAAAAATACGCCAGCACGGTTTATTTTAAAGAAAAAGAAGAAAATCCGGATTACTGCTCTTGCCGAAATGATGATAAAATTGAAACAAATGACAAACGAGTTCAATGGGTATCACATTCCAATCAATTTTTCAACAGCAGTTTAATTTCTGAAAATGGTTTTAGCAAAGGTCGATATGAAACTGTTTTACTGGAACCCAATTCAAACGATTTAAAAAAACTGGTTACAGACTTAAGCATACCTGCCACGGAAGTGGATCAGAAGGAAGCTAAAATGAAATGGTATATTGGTCCAAATGATTTCAAAAGACTTAAATCATTTAATATTGAATTGGAAGATATTATATCTTATGGCTGGAGTATTTTTGGTAGCATCAATCGATATGCAATACGGCCACTCTTTGTATTCCTTTCCAATTTTATAGGAAATAAAGGTTTTATCATTTTGTTGATGACTTTTGTCGTGAAGCTTCTTGTTTTTCCATTAGCTTATAAAATGTTGCATTCTCAAGCGAAGATGACTGCTTTGAAACCAGAAATCGAAAAGGTTCGCAACAAGCATAAAGATGATATGCAAAAGCAACAAATGGAAACCATGAAAATGTACAACGAATTTGGTGTGAATCCGCTCGGAGGTTGTTTTCCTTTATTATTACAAATGCCAATCTGGATTGCATTGTATCGTTTTTTTCCGGCAACCATTGAATTTAGACAAGAGTCCTTTTTATGGGCTGCTGACTTAACATCTTTTGATGAATTTATCCATCTTTCCTTTAACTTACCTTTATTTGGAAATACATTATCTCTGTTTGCTTTCTTATGGATGATTTCAACCTTGATCTTCACATATTATTCGTCTCAATCCATGGATTTTTCTGCTAATCCAGCAATGAAGTATATGCAATATTTAATGCCGGTTATATTCTGGTTTATGTTTAATAAAACAGCTGCAGGATTAACTTGTTATATGTTTTTTAGCAATTTATTAAATATAGGACAAACGATCCTTGGGCGAAGTTTGCTGTTTGATACAGACAAGATACGCGGGGAGCTGGAATTGAATAAAACCAAACCACGTAAGAAAGGAGGATTTAGAGAACGATTGGAAACCATGATGAAAGAACAACAAAGACAAGCTTTGGAACGTGATAAAAAAACTAAAAAATGA
- a CDS encoding NAD(P)-dependent glycerol-3-phosphate dehydrogenase: MTEKHRVVGVIGAGSFGTTIATLLAHNTDVIIYARKKEIVDKINQQHSNLNVNLDVRIRATQSFEEICAETKIIFPVVPSENFRETCSNMAAYLTPAHILIHATKGLDIAGIPIANLAMVNISRKNIHTMSEVIRQETSVIRVGCLAGPNLYREILDKQPAASVIASEYDEVIKAGSDVLGSRLFYVFGSYDLVGAEMAGALKNIIALGSGMLAGKGLGKNLEAMLITRGLREMIELGRSVGATSRSFLGTAGIGDLIATATSTKSRNFSFGYRLGKGEKLQEIIQSMDEVVEGVRTVRIANQLAKHYHLRLPIINMIYSVVYDNLDLEKAIQFLMRYPYLPDVDFV; the protein is encoded by the coding sequence ATGACTGAAAAACATAGAGTTGTTGGAGTTATAGGTGCAGGAAGTTTCGGCACGACAATCGCTACTTTGCTTGCGCACAATACCGATGTAATCATATATGCCCGAAAGAAAGAAATCGTTGATAAAATCAATCAACAACACAGTAATTTAAATGTCAATCTGGATGTTCGCATTCGGGCTACCCAATCCTTTGAAGAAATCTGTGCAGAAACAAAGATTATTTTTCCTGTGGTGCCTTCAGAAAATTTTCGGGAAACTTGCAGCAACATGGCGGCTTATCTTACACCTGCCCATATTTTGATTCATGCTACAAAAGGATTAGATATTGCAGGCATTCCAATTGCGAATTTGGCCATGGTAAATATTTCCAGAAAAAATATTCACACCATGAGTGAGGTAATCAGACAAGAGACCTCTGTGATTCGGGTTGGTTGTCTGGCAGGCCCAAATCTTTATCGGGAAATCCTTGACAAACAACCGGCCGCATCTGTGATTGCAAGCGAATACGATGAAGTGATCAAAGCGGGATCAGATGTATTAGGAAGCCGACTATTTTATGTTTTCGGATCCTATGATTTGGTAGGAGCTGAAATGGCCGGAGCCCTTAAAAATATTATAGCACTAGGTTCCGGAATGTTGGCAGGAAAAGGACTTGGTAAGAATCTTGAAGCTATGTTGATTACCCGTGGATTACGTGAAATGATTGAATTGGGAAGAAGTGTAGGTGCAACTTCACGATCCTTTTTAGGGACGGCAGGAATTGGTGACCTGATTGCCACCGCAACCAGCACCAAAAGTAGAAATTTTAGTTTCGGTTACCGACTGGGCAAAGGCGAAAAACTCCAGGAAATTATACAATCCATGGATGAAGTAGTAGAGGGTGTGCGTACAGTTCGCATAGCAAACCAATTGGCCAAACATTATCACCTAAGACTTCCGATTATCAATATGATTTATAGTGTTGTGTATGACAATTTGGATCTTGAAAAAGCAATTCAATTTCTGATGCGATATCCGTATTTGCCGGATGTCGATTTTGTTTAA